Proteins encoded in a region of the Phoenix dactylifera cultivar Barhee BC4 chromosome 3, palm_55x_up_171113_PBpolish2nd_filt_p, whole genome shotgun sequence genome:
- the LOC103713418 gene encoding MACPF domain-containing protein CAD1-like yields MEENAAFRTIQSSIQALGRGFDVNYDTRLLYCKGVAGSRLVEVDEEHMRDLPVSNSLIVPNVSRDVWCSRESSRRESTGAYGFYEMAEYFNRKAHLLGNFPIGSFNSAFSFTGSKKIDAAATKNLAMEGMFIPLCEVYLVKQSLSLQGEVRHAVPLSWEPLSLARFIENYGTHVITSITIGGKDVIYVKQHSSSPLSSMELKNYIQDIGEQRFSETGKHTSSGPLKLKDKAVDPFVFNSQGIYPQPPNAPYLTAKEDVTVIFRRRGGDDLVQSYTNWARTVCSAPDVIEMTFYPITSLLENIPGKDHLTRAINLYLEYKPPIEELRYFLEFQVPRIWAPVRNELPGHQRKEPVCPYLQCSIMGPKLHVSQEQVSVGRKPVIGLRLRLEGAKQNRLCIQVQHLASLPKILQPYWDTHIAIGAPKWQGPEEQDSRWFEPVKWKNFSHICTAPIEHNETFLGDISGVYIVTGAQLGVWDFGTKNVLYMKLLYSKVPGCTIRRSLWDHNPAGPNNKSKRLSAGDSKDSGDSSAGSSDLGKLMKLVDMSEMCKGPDDIPGHWLVTGGKLGVEKGKIVLRLKYSLLNY; encoded by the exons ATGGAGGAGAATGCTGCTTTTCGCACTATACAGAGTTCAATCCAGGCTCTGGGGAGGGGTTTTGATGTTAACTATGATACCCGGTTGCTCTACTGCAAGGGGGTTGCCGGGTCGAGGCTTGTTGAGGTCGATGAGGAGCACATGAGAGATCTGCCGGTGTCTAACAGTCTGATCGTGCCCAATGTGTCGAGAGATGTGTGGTGTTCAAGGGAGAGCAGCAGGCGGGAGAGCACGGGTGCTTACGGGTTCTATGAG ATGGCAGAATATTTTAACAGAAAAGCTCATCTGCTGGGAAATTTTCCCATCGGAAGCTTTAATTCTGCATTCAGCTTTACTGGATCAAAGAAAATTGATGCTGCAGCTACAAAAAACCTTGCAATGGAAGGAATGTTCATCCCTTTATGTGAGGTTTACTTGGTAAAACAATCTTTATCATTACAAGGAGAGGTGAGGCATGCTGTGCCACTTTCATGGGAACCGTTGTCATTAGCAAG ATTTATTGAGAATTATGGGACTCATGTCATCACTTCCATTACCATTGGTGGTAAGGATGTGATTTATGTGAAGCAGCATAGCTCGTCACCCTTATCATCCATGGAACTAAAGAACTATATCCAGGACATTGGAGAGCAAAGGTTCTCAGAAACTGGAAAGCATACAAGTTCAGGTCCATTGAAACTGAAGGATAAG GCCGTGGATCCTTTTGTGTTCAACAGTCAAGGAATATACCCGCAACCACCCAATGCTCCATATCTTACTGCAAAGGAG GATGTTActgtcattttcagaagaaggggaggagatGATCTAGTCCAAAGCTACACCAACTGGGCAAGAACTGTCTGTTCAGCTCCTGATGTTATTGAAATGACTTTCTATCCAATCACTTCTCTCCTTGAAAACATCCCTGGGAAGGACCATCTAACGCGGGCTATCAATCTTTATCTGGAAT ATAAGCCTCCAATCGAAGAGCTACGATATTTTCTAGAGTTTCAGGTCCCCAGGATATGGGCCCCAGTTCGAAATGAACTTCCAGGGCATCAAAGAAAAGAGCCAGTCTGCCCATATTTGCAGTGCAGTATTATGGGGCCAAAGCTTCATGTCAGCCAAGAGCAG GTATCAGTTGGGCGTAAGCCTGTCATTGGCCTAAGATTGCGCTTGGAAGGAGCCAAGCAGAACCGGCTATGTATTCAGGTCCAGCACTTGGCATCTCTTCCAAAGATCCTTCAACCTTATTGGGACACTCACATTGCCATAGGTGCACCAAAGTGGCAGGGACCTGAGGAGCAAGATAGCCGGTGGTTTGAGCCTGTGAAGTGGAAGAACTTCTCTCACATCTGTACAGCGCCAATTGAGCACAACGAGACTTTTCTTGGTGACATCTCTGGTGTGTATATAGTCACTGGAGCTCAGCTTGGAGTTTGGGACTTTGGAACAAAGAATGTGTTGTACATGAAACTTCTCTATTCTAAGGTACCTGGATGCACCATAAGAAGATCCTTGTGGGACCACAATCCAGCAGGTCCAAACAACAAATCAAAGAGACTGTCTGCGGGAGATTCCAAGGACTCAGGTGACTCAAGTGCAGGATCAAGTGATTTGGGGAAACTGATGAAGCTTGTGGATATGTCGGAGATGTGCAAAGGCCCAGATGATATACCAGGGCACTGGTTGGTGACTGGTGGGAAGCTTGGAGTTGAGAAGGGGAAGATTGTATTGAGGTTAAAGTATTCATTGTTGAATTACTGA